AGCTTTCCCATTACTCAATTCATAACAAATAGCACCTGCAAAAGATGGCCCATCCCAATCAAGAAGTCTTGATGGATTCCCACTTTCAATTCCACCTACTGCAGAAAGGCCATTTTTCAAAAAGTTTGGCAATGCAGGAATCCATTCCCCCAAAGGGACTAATCTAGATTTATCCAATACTTCCGAAAAAGACTCTTCACCTTGATTAAAAACTAATAGTGAACTTCGTAGAGAACCATTTATTTCCCTAAAACCTCCAGAGAGGAATTTAACAGGAAAATCTCGAATCTTTGATCTATCCAGAGGCAACGTTCCCTCTGGAGCAATTAAAAAAGATGCATTCATTTCAACAGCATCAGTTAATGCTCTATCTACTTTTGAAGGCAAAGCATTTATTTTTTCCTGACTAAATTTTTGTCTTATTGGAATATTTGTTTGCCACATCGCAACCTGTTCTGCCGAATCAGTTGGAGAGTCCAACAACAAGATAAATCCAATTAAATGAGCTAACGAAAAATAAATAAAGCCACGAAGAATCAATTTCTTGATTTTTTTTCTAGCTTGAAAAGCAATTGAAAGTTGCCAAATCCACCATCCAGCTAAAAGATGGATAGAGGCCAAGCCGCCCGAACCTATCCATCTTGCTAATCCAGCCAAAAATCTATCTTGTGGTAATAAACTTGGCCCTACACCCATCCAAAACAAAGGGCCTCTAGATAGGATTTCTTCAGTTAGGCCCCATATTGTTGATAATAAGACGGCATAAACAAACTTATTTTCTAATTTAGAAAACTGAAGTCTTTCAGGAGCCAAAAAACCACCCAAAGCTGACCAACTAAAAACCAGAGTCCCTCCAAAAGCTCCACAAAAAAGCCATATAAAAATGGTAATGGGCAAGCTTAAATTTGAGTTTATCCCTACCCAACTGAGTGGATGCAAAGATAGCAACCACTTATGACTCCATAAAATAGCCATCGCACCCCAACAAAAGCCCCCCCATGGATTCTTACTAGCAGGCCAAAGTAAAGATATTCCCAAAAGCATGGATAAATAATTGCCTTCACTAAGGGAGATTCCTGCTAGAGCTCCACCAGCAAAAGCTTTAATAAAAAGAGAATAGATATTATTCATAAACTTAATTTAATAAAATATACACCTACAAAATTCATACTCTCTGGTTAGTTATCTTTTAAATAGATGTAATTTGGGTATTAATCTGCAAGAATATTTCATACTACTTAATATTGCTGTGAGAGAAATCTTAATTAGCTTTTCTGTTTGCCTTAGCTGCTTGATGATTGCAGTGATCAGCCAAATCATCTCACCAACTCCAACGAATGCCTTACAAATTGACCAACCAATCCAAGCG
The sequence above is drawn from the Prochlorococcus marinus str. MIT 1013 genome and encodes:
- a CDS encoding apolipoprotein N-acyltransferase is translated as MNNIYSLFIKAFAGGALAGISLSEGNYLSMLLGISLLWPASKNPWGGFCWGAMAILWSHKWLLSLHPLSWVGINSNLSLPITIFIWLFCGAFGGTLVFSWSALGGFLAPERLQFSKLENKFVYAVLLSTIWGLTEEILSRGPLFWMGVGPSLLPQDRFLAGLARWIGSGGLASIHLLAGWWIWQLSIAFQARKKIKKLILRGFIYFSLAHLIGFILLLDSPTDSAEQVAMWQTNIPIRQKFSQEKINALPSKVDRALTDAVEMNASFLIAPEGTLPLDRSKIRDFPVKFLSGGFREINGSLRSSLLVFNQGEESFSEVLDKSRLVPLGEWIPALPNFLKNGLSAVGGIESGNPSRLLDWDGPSFAGAICYELSNGKAIAKAVNQGAKWILVIANLDPYPISLQRQFLSIAQLRSIETSKNLIAVSNTGPTSLIKSNGKIDTLLKPNKELVQLVDLELNGKKTLYTFISDLPLILVLFISLIGVLRSRKYG